GTCGATCATCGGCGCGACGCTCTTTACGTGCTTCTTCTACGCCGTGTCGGATGTGTTCATCATCGACCTGGTCAAGGCGCTGTCGTCCGATGCGCTGCGCGGCGGCATGCTCGGAGCGTGCATGGCGTACATCGTCTGCGGCTCGATCGCCCTGCTGCTGTTGCCGCGTTTCGGCTCGACGCGCAAGCGCGACTGGATCGCCGCCGTGCCGTTTTCGACCGGTTGGTTCGCGAGCATGATCCTGTTCTTCAGTTGTCTGGCCATCGCCGGCCCGGTGCTGGGCAACATCGTCCTGGCCACCCGCGGCCTGTTCTCCATCGCCCTCGGCGCCGCCCTGGCGCAGTTCGGCCTCGTCCACCTCGAAAAAGCAGTCTCACGCGACGTCCTCCGCCGCCGCGCCATCGCCGCGGCCCTCATGATCGCCGCCATCGCGCTTTACAAATTGGGGGACGCCGTTTAGCGACGCCGCTTGCGGCGTGCTTCTCCGACACATTCAATCTTCCAGCGATTCGGACTCAATGCTCGCCTTTTCGCCTGCCATCTTCTTCTGCACGTAGCGCTTGATCCAGTTTTCCCAGCTCTTGCCGTGGGCCGCGTCCTTGCCCGAGAACTCCACGCGGGCAATGTCGGCGAAGGGGATCATCACCTTGCCGTCCGTATCGCGCGGCATCATGCGGACTGTCGAATCGCCCAGGCCCTTGCCCCGGCGGCGATCGAAGATGTAGCCCTCCACGACCGCCCCGCTCTTGCGCGTGATCGTCACGTCGCCGCGGTAGTCGAACGCCTTGTCGAGCGCCTCGACGAGTTCGGTCGGATCCGCCACTTCAGGGATCCACCCTTGAAGCGTGTCGTTATTTTTCTGCGATTGATCGGGATGCTTTGCTGGTTTCATATCGGAATTGTATCTGAATTGCGATGCGGGTGGGGTCAGGATGTATGAGACCTTTCCCTACATGTCACGAATCTTTGCACACCCGACCGGCTACGCCGTCACCGGGTAGTCGGCCGCGCTGACGGAGACGACGGGCGCCGGGTCGGATGCAAGTTCCGGATCGGCTTCGCCTTCCGCCGCGGCTTCAAGCTGGTTGAGCCGGTCGATGGCGACGAGCAGTCCGACCGCTGCCGAGCACATGACCCACCCCGTTCCGCCGTAGCTCATCAGCGGCAGGGCGATGCCCTTGGTCGGCACGGAGCCGGTCACGACGGCGATGTTCATCGCCGCCTGAATCCCGATCGTCAGCAGGACGCCGAGCCCGAGCAACCGACCGAACGGATGGCGGCAGTCCTTGACGACGCCGAGCCCGACCCAAAGCAGCGACAGGTACAAGCCGATGACCAGACACGCGCCGGCCAGCCCCATCTCTTCGCAGATGATGGCGAAGAGGAAGTCGGTCGTGTCTTCGGGCAGGTAGCCGAATTTCTGGAGTCCGTTGCCGACGCCGCGCCCGAAGAGTCCGCCGCCGGCGATGGCGACCTGCGACTGGATGAGGTGATAGCCGATGCCCTGCGGGTCGGCCCACGGATCGGTGAAGGCGAGCAATCGCTTGACGCGGTAAGGCGAGGTGAGAATGAGTGCGATGACGGCGCTGATCGCCGGGGGCGTGAGCAAGGCGACATGCCACCACCGCGCCCCCGCCGCCATCAGAAGCAGAATGCCGACCATGCCGATGAGCACGGCCGTGCCCAGGTCTTCGACGACGATCAGCCCGCAGACGATGGCGAGAATCACGATGCCCCCCAGCAGTCCGTCCCCGAAGCGGCGGAACCCGCCGGCATGCCGGGCGCCCCACCACGCCATCGCGATCATCGTCGTCCACTTCGCCAATTCGC
The window above is part of the Planctomycetota bacterium genome. Proteins encoded here:
- a CDS encoding stage V sporulation protein E; the protein is MPSSGNILQWLVICLLGLAVVMVNSAGMTVGDDAVSMQSLLMGRTAVYAVLAIGAMVVVGHLDIRRLYAQRGFFNPVAWLLVISLVLCVLALVPGLGRNVNGASRWLNLGPASWRLSFQPSELAKWTTMIAMAWWGARHAGGFRRFGDGLLGGIVILAIVCGLIVVEDLGTAVLIGMVGILLLMAAGARWWHVALLTPPAISAVIALILTSPYRVKRLLAFTDPWADPQGIGYHLIQSQVAIAGGGLFGRGVGNGLQKFGYLPEDTTDFLFAIICEEMGLAGACLVIGLYLSLLWVGLGVVKDCRHPFGRLLGLGVLLTIGIQAAMNIAVVTGSVPTKGIALPLMSYGGTGWVMCSAAVGLLVAIDRLNQLEAAAEGEADPELASDPAPVVSVSAADYPVTA